From Rhinatrema bivittatum chromosome 5, aRhiBiv1.1, whole genome shotgun sequence, the proteins below share one genomic window:
- the LOC115092362 gene encoding uncharacterized protein LOC115092362: MSTAIAIPTAQSISIVGASGKPLAAPILQNRQVRVGGQLVSHRFLYVPGCPVPLIGRDLLCKLRATLQFESNGEIKASFADNPVSLICPLQEEWRLHLPIVERTIEHRYEEETPLNVKRRYLMDSVPSVWSENNPGGLATEADPVWIELKENAQVINQAQYPIPYVARQGIQIHLQRLFDLGILRQVRSAWNTPLLPVKKPGTNDYRPVQDLRKVNSQVADLVALVPNPYSILAQVNPKSKWYSVIDLKDAFFSVPVAEECQKIFAFTWENAHTGIKQQYTWTRLPQGFKHSPTLFGEQLAKDLKTYQKKYGPVIQYVDDLLLFRDTYLDCAKATLHLLQTLYSKGYRASKKKAQICELEVEYLGFRIREGTRCLGISRTNSIRHQPTPTCKKELRAFLGATGYCRLWIANYAVIAQPLYDKLRGKEAESQPFQWEGHELVHLQQLKEALISPPALGLPDVTKPFHLFVDEKKGMAIGVLTQTFGSWERPVAYLSKGMDNVAKGWPGCLRSIAAACILIPEAVKLTFGQTLQVTTPHTIQGLLETHGPKWMTNSRLVKYQALLCETPEIQIQDSKNLNPATLMPAPEPVSHDCEEVMATVHSSRPDLRDQPWQGAWTLFTDGSSQVKDGVRVAGYAVVTEDDIIEAGPLPSGTSAQKAELIALTRALQLAEGKTVNIYTDSKYAFLTIQVHGALYKERGFLNAEGKQLANAPEIHELLRSVWLPHKVAVMHCKAHSGKSDPIARGNQKADSAAKAGAQDPYQTKKTICPLLQFPTEVPTYSAEENDWAKAENFHQQNGWWIISDGRIWIPDTIAWTIVREAHCHTHLGRDSLAKLLAKTYYINRITQLTKHAINQCVTCARNNPRNGPGPAPGHVLRGTIPFQVCQIDFTHMTPAQGYKAMLVAVCTYTGWIEAVPTRTETAKEVVSLLLNQILPRYGLPRQINSDNGPAFTSEATQHLTKILGLKWHLHCTWRPQSSGTVERANRTLKSQLAKLCQETRTKWPKMLPLALLNIRCTPRQSGLTPYEMMYARPPPLPSFPESLQVQGEMSLSNQMKGLYNTVEAIRKYTCETEPLILINPIHKFQVDDSVWIKEWDESDFLKPRWKGPFTVLLTTPTALKVSGCPTWIHWTRVKPATETWQVSKTGDSTLRFTRNTAKVNLL; the protein is encoded by the coding sequence ATGTCTACTGCAATCGCTATTCCCACAGCACAAAGCATCTCCATTGTAGGGGCCTCCGGGAAACCACTGGCAGCCCCTATTCTTCAGAATCGACAGGTTCGagtgggaggacaattagtatcccACCGATTCCTCTATGTCCCTGGATGTCCAGTCCCACTAATTGGTAGAGATCTCCTTTGCAAATTAAGGGCCACTCTACAGTTTGAATCAAATGGTGAAATCAAAGCTTCCTTTGCAGACAACCCTGTTTCCCTTATTTGCCCTCTCCAggaggaatggagactacatcttcccatagtcgaacgaaccatcgagcACCGATATGAGGAAGAGACCCCTCTCAATGTAAAACGAAGGTACCTGATGGATAGCGTACCTTCAGTATGGTCTGAAAACAATCCAGGAGGACTGGCAACCGAGGCTGACCCAGTCTGGATAGAACTGAAAGAAAATGCACAAGTCATTAaccaagcccaatatcctattcCCTACGTGGCCAGGCAGGGAATACAAATACATCTACAAAGATTATTTGACTTGGGTATCCTGCGACAAGTCCGGTCTGCCTGGAACACTCCCTTGCTACCAGTAAAGAAACCTGGTACTAATGACTATCGACCTGTACAAGATCTACGAAAAGTAAATAGCCAAGTGGCGGACTTGGTGGCCCTGGTACCCAACCCTTACTCCATTCTAGCTCAAGTCAACCCCaaatcaaagtggtacagtgtaattgatctcaaagatgctttcttctccgttccggtAGCAGAAGAATgtcagaagatctttgccttcacatgggaaaatgcgcaCACTGGAATAAAACAACAGTACACCTGGACTAGGTTGCCTCAAGGATTCAAACATTCTCCCACGCTTTTCGGGGAACAGCTGGCAAAAGATTTGAAAACTTACCAGAAAAaatatgggccagtaatacaataCGTTGATGACTTACTGTTGTTCAGAGACACATATCTTGACTGTGCGAAAGCTACCCTTCACCTGTTACAGACATTGTATTCAAAAGGGTACCGGGCAAGCAAAAAGAAAGCCCAAATCTGTGAATTAGAAGTAGAGTACTTGGGTTTCCGAATCCGTGAAGGCACTCGATGCCTTGGAATCTCTCGTACAAATTCGATAAGGCATCAGCCTACACCAACCTGCAAAAAAGAACTGCGAGCATTTCTGGGAGCTACTGGATACTGCCGgctttggattgctaactatgcagttattgcccaacccctatacgacaagctgcggggtaaagaagcagaatctcaacccttccagtgggaaggacATGAACTGGTACACTTACAACAACTAAAAGAAGCCCtgatctcaccccctgctctgGGGCTACCTGACGTAACTAAACCGTTTCATCTGTTTGTAGATGAGaaaaaaggaatggccattggggtccTAACTCAAACCTTCGGATCATGGGAGAGACCTGTTGcctatctgtcaaaaggaatggacaatgttgccaaaggatggccgggttgtcttcgaagcatcgcGGCTGCATGcatactaattccagaagcagtcaagttgacatttggacaaactttgcaagtaacaactcctcatactattcagGGACTGCTCGAAACACATGGACCAAAGTGGATGACcaactcacgtcttgtaaagtaccaagccttactatgtgaaactcctgaaattcaaatacaagacagtaaaaacttAAACCCAGCCACTCTAATGCCAGCACCTGAACCAGTaagccatgattgtgaagaagtcatggctaCAGTACACTCCAGTCGACCTGATTTAAGAGATCAGCCTTGGCAAGGCGCATGGACCTTATTTACAGATGGAAGTAGTCAGGTAAAGGATGGAGTACGAGTGGCTGGCTATGCAGTAGTAACTGAAGATGATATCATTGAAGCTGGACCCTTGCCttcaggaacgtctgcacaaaaagctgaattaattgcccttactcgagctcttcAGTTGGCAGAagggaaaactgtaaatatttatacagactctaaatatgccttcttaACCATCCAAGTACACGGAGCATTGTACAAGGAACGAGGATTTCTCAATGCCGAAGGAAAACAATTGGCAAATGCGCCAGAGATCCATGAACTGTTAAGGTCCGTATGGCTACCACACAAAGTGgccgtaatgcattgcaaagcacactcTGGAAAATCTGATCCTATCGCTCGGGGAAACCAGAAAGCTGATTCTGCCGCCAAAGCAGGAGCCCAAGACCCTTATcaaacaaaaaagaccatatgtccCCTCTTGCAGTTTCCAACTGAAGTACCCACCTACTCAGCCGAAGAAAACGACTGGGCAAAAGCTGAAAATTTCCATCAACAGAATGGGTGGTGGATCATATCAGACGGACGGATATGGATACCTGATACTATTGCGTGGACAATAGTAAGAGAAGCACACTGTCATACACACCTGGGACGTGATTCATTGGCAAAACTACTGGCAAAAACATACTATATAAACCGAATCACACAATTGACTAAACATGCAATTAATCAATGTGTTACGTGTGCAAGAAATAATCCTCGCAATGGACCTGGTCCTGCACCGGGACATGTTCTCCGGGGAACTATACCATTTCAAGTCTGTCAAATTGATTTCACCCACATGACCCCTGCACAAGGTTACAAAGCCATGCTGGTGGCAGTATGCACCTACACCGGATGGATTGAAGCTGTGCCTACGCGAACAGAAACTGCAAAGGAAGTCGTTTCCCTCTTATTGAACCAAATCTTACCACGATATGGATTACCAAGGCAGATCAACTCAGACAACGGCCCAGCTTTTACAAGCGAGGCAACTCAACACCTCACCAAAATTTTGGGCCTCAAATGGCATCTCCATTGCACATGGAGACCTCAAAGTAGCGGGactgttgaacgagctaacagaacTTTGAAAAGTCAATTAGCCAAGCTATGTCAAGAAACAAGAACCAAATGGCCCAAAATGCTACCATTGGCATTGCTTAACATCAGATGCACTCCACGACAATCAGGACTAaccccttatgaaatgatgtacgcaagACCGCCACCGTTGCCCTCTTTCCCCGAATCCTTACAAGTCCAAGGGGAAATGTCACTCAGCAACCAAATGAAAGGACTCTACAATACTGTGGAAGCAATTCGCAAATATACCTGTGAGACAGAGCCACTAATCTTAATCAATCCTATCCATAAATTCCAGGTGGACGACTCTGTGTGGATCAAGGAATGGGACGAATCAGACTTCCTTAAACCTCGATGGAAGGGACCATTCACTGTGCTGTTAACCACACCCACCGCTCTCAAAGTATCCGGTTGTCCCACCTGGATCCACTGGACCCGAGTTAAACCAGCCACCGAAACTTGGCAGGTCTCCAAGACCGGTGACAGCACCCTGCGCTTTACTAGAAATACAGCAAAGGTCAACCTACTATAG